The proteins below are encoded in one region of Reichenbachiella sp. 5M10:
- a CDS encoding HAD family hydrolase → MPLKTIAFDADDTLWHNEGLFREAESEFCQLLEDYMPQHSSVKELYRIELQNMSLYGYGIKGFMLSMIESAIEISARTVNVTDIEQILRIGKELLQKPVVLLDNVEPVLSSLHEKYRLVLVTKGDLLDQQRKLQQSGLEKYFHHIEIVSEKKEEDYQRVMGHLDLNPTEFAMIGNSLKSDILPVLNLGGHAFHIPYHITWEHEKVDRKIEHPQLIQLSQISELSQYL, encoded by the coding sequence ATGCCCCTAAAAACCATCGCTTTTGATGCCGACGATACCCTCTGGCACAACGAAGGCCTATTTCGTGAGGCGGAGAGCGAATTTTGTCAACTGCTGGAAGACTACATGCCCCAACACAGCAGTGTCAAAGAACTCTATCGCATCGAACTCCAAAACATGAGCCTCTACGGCTATGGGATCAAAGGATTCATGCTGTCAATGATCGAGAGTGCCATCGAGATCTCTGCACGCACAGTCAATGTCACTGATATCGAACAAATCCTACGGATCGGTAAAGAACTCTTGCAAAAACCTGTCGTACTCCTCGACAATGTAGAGCCTGTACTCTCTTCTCTTCATGAGAAATATCGGCTCGTATTGGTGACCAAAGGAGACCTACTAGACCAACAGCGCAAACTCCAACAATCTGGTCTTGAGAAGTACTTTCATCACATAGAAATCGTGTCAGAGAAAAAAGAAGAAGATTATCAGCGTGTAATGGGGCATTTGGACCTCAACCCAACCGAATTTGCGATGATTGGCAATTCGCTCAAATCAGACATTCTACCCGTCTTGAACCTCGGAGGGCATGCCTTCCATATCCCCTACCATATCACTTGGGAACACGAAAAGGTAGACCGAAAAATCGAACATCCCCAACTGATCCAACTGTCCCAAATCAGCGAACTATCACAATACTTATAG
- a CDS encoding AAA domain-containing protein gives MSKNIQEELKLQVQLLHQEKEEDLRQYRIKMASTSLKERRKSGVCWYPVDLNKTRFDAGERLIVKVSRQPEHTEAHLFQSGKLISLFSNTSGDSHHEDAVSGVVNSVTKMDMHITLNVDEVPQWVHHGQLGIQLLFDENAYREMEKALLKVIKSKNGRIDVLKDVILGTRAASFDNQDVIRDIGLNDSQNAAMHLVHNAQDVAIIHGPPGTGKTTTLVHTIVETLKKERQVLVCAPSNAAVDLLAERLGQQNIQVLRVGHPARVHEDILSKTMDAKIANHPDFKSLKDLRKQAEEYFKLASKYKRNFGHAEKVQRRAIKSEALKLKDDANNLEYYIINDIVAKTQVIACTLVGSTNTYIKGMNFGTVFIDEAAQAMEAATWIPILRAQRVIFAGDHCQLPPTIKSYKAAKKGLEVTLFEKAIQRNQADVMLSIQYRMNEQIMNFSSRMFYKNNLEADPMVKRWKVFAEDTVVEFIDTAGCAFYEAVDKETRSSYNAEEADILMKHLIEYLANLDTMERQDDLQSVGVISPYKAQTALLSEKLLENGLEEHTMKKIQINTVDSFQGQERDVIYISLVRSNDKGEIGFLKDTRRMNVALTRARKKLVVIGDSATIGQHSFYEKFLDYIHEIEAYRSAYELMY, from the coding sequence ATGTCCAAAAATATACAGGAAGAATTGAAATTGCAGGTCCAACTACTCCACCAAGAAAAGGAAGAAGACCTCCGTCAATACCGTATCAAAATGGCCAGCACATCCCTGAAAGAGCGTAGAAAATCAGGCGTATGCTGGTACCCTGTTGACCTCAACAAAACCCGTTTTGATGCAGGCGAACGACTCATTGTCAAGGTATCTCGCCAACCCGAGCATACAGAAGCTCACCTCTTTCAGTCTGGCAAACTCATCAGTCTGTTTTCTAATACCTCTGGAGATAGCCATCACGAAGATGCTGTATCTGGTGTAGTCAACTCTGTCACCAAGATGGACATGCACATCACGCTCAATGTCGACGAAGTACCGCAATGGGTACATCACGGTCAACTTGGCATTCAACTGCTCTTTGATGAGAATGCTTATCGCGAAATGGAAAAAGCACTGTTGAAAGTAATCAAATCCAAAAATGGCCGAATAGACGTACTCAAAGATGTGATCCTAGGAACAAGAGCTGCCTCGTTTGACAATCAAGATGTAATCCGAGACATCGGTCTCAATGACAGCCAAAATGCCGCGATGCACCTCGTGCACAATGCACAAGATGTAGCCATCATCCATGGCCCGCCTGGCACGGGCAAAACCACTACCTTGGTACATACCATCGTCGAGACACTCAAAAAAGAAAGACAAGTACTCGTCTGTGCCCCAAGCAATGCCGCAGTAGACCTACTCGCCGAACGACTAGGTCAGCAAAATATCCAAGTGCTCCGTGTCGGACACCCCGCACGCGTACACGAAGATATCCTCAGCAAAACCATGGATGCAAAAATCGCCAATCATCCAGATTTCAAAAGCCTCAAAGACCTCCGCAAACAGGCAGAAGAATACTTTAAACTCGCCAGCAAATACAAACGTAATTTTGGGCATGCTGAAAAAGTACAACGTCGCGCCATCAAATCAGAGGCTCTCAAACTAAAAGATGACGCCAACAACCTCGAGTATTACATCATCAATGACATAGTCGCCAAGACACAAGTCATCGCCTGTACCCTTGTAGGCTCGACCAATACTTACATCAAAGGCATGAACTTCGGGACAGTCTTCATCGATGAGGCAGCCCAAGCCATGGAAGCGGCCACTTGGATCCCTATCCTCCGCGCACAACGCGTGATCTTCGCCGGTGACCACTGCCAGCTACCTCCCACCATCAAGTCCTACAAGGCAGCCAAAAAAGGCCTGGAAGTCACTCTTTTCGAAAAGGCCATCCAACGCAACCAAGCCGATGTGATGCTCTCTATCCAATACCGGATGAACGAACAAATCATGAATTTCAGCAGCCGGATGTTTTACAAAAACAATCTCGAAGCAGATCCGATGGTGAAGCGTTGGAAAGTCTTCGCAGAAGATACCGTGGTGGAGTTCATCGATACCGCAGGCTGTGCCTTCTACGAAGCAGTCGACAAAGAAACCCGTAGTTCGTACAATGCCGAAGAAGCAGATATCCTCATGAAGCATCTGATCGAGTACCTCGCAAATCTAGATACCATGGAACGCCAAGATGACCTCCAAAGCGTCGGTGTGATCTCACCCTACAAAGCACAAACCGCGCTGCTCTCCGAAAAGCTTCTTGAAAATGGGCTAGAAGAACACACCATGAAAAAAATACAAATCAACACAGTAGATTCGTTCCAAGGACAAGAAAGAGACGTAATCTACATCAGCCTTGTTCGCTCCAATGACAAAGGCGAAATTGGTTTTCTCAAGGACACCCGCCGCATGAACGTAGCACTCACTCGTGCACGAAAAAAACTAGTCGTCATCGGAGACAGTGCCACCATCGGACAGCACAGTTTCTATGAGAAGTTCCTCGACTACATCCACGAAATAGAAGCCTACCGTAGTGCTTACGAATTGATGTATTGA
- a CDS encoding RDD family protein: MGCFVGILPSFISYEVLFQLSPFVVHFLYYFVMESTTYRTIGKYCTGTRVVTTDGSRPSTSQLLRRTIIRTVPIECLSFIYDQSGHHDILSDTRAITTRSTR, from the coding sequence ATGGGATGTTTCGTTGGGATTCTCCCTTCCTTCATCTCCTACGAAGTACTGTTCCAGTTGTCCCCTTTTGTGGTTCACTTCCTTTACTACTTCGTCATGGAATCCACCACGTACCGAACCATCGGAAAATACTGCACCGGCACACGTGTAGTAACCACTGATGGCAGTCGGCCTAGTACCAGTCAATTGCTCAGGCGCACTATCATCCGGACGGTCCCCATAGAGTGCCTTTCCTTTATTTATGACCAAAGTGGACATCACGACATCCTATCCGACACCAGGGCCATCACCACTAGATCAACCCGATGA
- a CDS encoding GH1 family beta-glucosidase yields the protein MIFTKDDFGPDFHWGVSTAAYQIEGAHDVDGKGPSVWDHFVSQKGKIQDHTTGNHACNHYHNYSEDVGLIQSLNIPNYRFSIAWSRIMPDGIGYINQDGVDYYNRLIDECLDKEITPWVTLYHWDLPLALQKKGGWVNREVLGWFEDYVSTCVKLFGDRVKNWMVLNEPMVFTGAGYFLGYHAPGIKGIKNFVPAMHHATLCQSLGGRIIRDLQPEANIGTTFSCSHIDPASPEPKDVKAAKRFDALLNRLFIEPALGLGYPVEDLPIARRVEDYLKADDEQNMVFDFDFVGLQNYTREVVRHNWYMPYLQGQIVKAEERDVELTTMGWEVYPKGIYKMLKKFNAYDKVKSILVTENGVAFDDQLENGHVKDPKRVKFLQSYICEVLKAKRSGVKVDGYFIWSLMDNFEWAEGYEPRFGIVYNDFETQKRIVKDSGYWYSRFLKSSKVMLNDELLKSSG from the coding sequence ATGATTTTTACTAAAGACGATTTTGGCCCTGATTTTCATTGGGGAGTGAGCACTGCGGCCTATCAAATCGAGGGAGCACACGATGTAGATGGCAAGGGCCCGTCAGTATGGGATCATTTTGTGTCGCAAAAGGGAAAGATACAAGATCACACGACCGGGAACCATGCTTGCAATCACTACCACAACTATAGTGAAGATGTGGGGTTGATACAGTCGCTGAATATTCCCAATTATCGATTTTCGATCGCTTGGTCGCGGATCATGCCAGATGGAATTGGGTATATCAATCAAGACGGAGTGGACTACTACAATCGTCTCATTGACGAATGTCTGGACAAGGAGATCACACCTTGGGTGACCTTGTATCATTGGGATTTGCCGTTGGCCTTGCAAAAGAAAGGTGGCTGGGTCAACCGCGAGGTGTTGGGGTGGTTTGAAGACTATGTTTCGACTTGTGTCAAATTGTTTGGGGATCGGGTCAAAAACTGGATGGTACTCAACGAACCGATGGTATTTACGGGTGCGGGATACTTTTTGGGCTATCATGCTCCAGGGATCAAGGGGATTAAGAATTTTGTACCAGCCATGCACCACGCTACATTGTGTCAGAGTCTTGGGGGGCGTATTATTCGTGATTTGCAGCCTGAGGCCAATATTGGGACGACTTTCTCTTGCTCGCATATCGATCCAGCGAGTCCTGAGCCTAAGGATGTCAAGGCTGCCAAGCGCTTTGATGCATTGCTCAACCGTCTATTCATAGAGCCAGCGCTGGGCTTAGGCTATCCGGTCGAGGATTTGCCGATTGCACGCCGTGTAGAGGATTACCTCAAAGCAGACGATGAACAGAATATGGTCTTTGATTTTGATTTTGTGGGGTTACAAAATTATACCCGAGAGGTCGTACGGCACAATTGGTACATGCCGTATCTACAAGGGCAGATTGTCAAAGCCGAAGAGCGCGATGTGGAATTGACGACTATGGGGTGGGAAGTTTACCCAAAGGGAATATACAAAATGCTCAAAAAGTTCAATGCCTATGACAAGGTCAAGTCCATCCTTGTGACTGAAAATGGGGTGGCGTTTGATGATCAACTAGAAAATGGACATGTCAAAGATCCTAAGCGAGTCAAATTCCTTCAGTCCTACATCTGCGAAGTGCTCAAGGCCAAAAGAAGTGGGGTGAAAGTTGATGGCTATTTTATTTGGTCATTGATGGACAACTTCGAGTGGGCCGAAGGCTATGAGCCGCGGTTTGGTATCGTGTACAATGATTTTGAGACCCAAAAACGTATTGTCAAGGATTCTGGGTATTGGTATTCCCGCTTTCTCAAATCTTCTAAGGTCATGCTCAATGACGAGCTTCTCAAATCATCGGGTTGA
- a CDS encoding glycosyltransferase family protein, with protein MKILYAIQGTGNGHLSRAMDVIPALSKRVTVDVLISGIQADLKLPFPVKYRYDGLSFIFGEKGGVDIIETFKKASVRRLMKDIKSCPVQDYDLVINDFEPVSAWACRVKGVKCIALSHQSALRSKLVPKPDHADWFGSQILKNYAPADDYYSFHFRKYDNKIFTPIIRNDIRNQEITDSGHYTVYLPAYGDKKLIKVLSKVKNVQWEVFSKHTISSYTKDNVSIQPIDGIKFVQSMAASAGVLCGAGFETPAEALYLTKKLLVVPMRRQYEQHFNAESLKELGVPVLKKLSKKKIKLVQEWVDYGKEVPVYFPEQTQFIIDKVLQEHISAPEVELKKKTFISFPRLKFLS; from the coding sequence ATGAAAATATTGTACGCCATACAAGGAACAGGAAACGGACACCTCAGTAGAGCAATGGATGTGATCCCTGCATTGAGCAAACGGGTGACCGTAGATGTACTGATCAGCGGAATACAGGCTGATTTGAAGTTGCCTTTCCCTGTCAAGTACAGATACGATGGTTTGAGTTTCATCTTTGGTGAAAAGGGTGGAGTGGACATCATCGAGACATTCAAAAAAGCCAGTGTGCGTCGATTGATGAAGGACATTAAGTCTTGTCCGGTACAGGATTATGATCTGGTGATCAATGATTTTGAGCCTGTGTCGGCATGGGCCTGTCGGGTCAAAGGTGTGAAATGCATTGCGCTCAGCCATCAAAGTGCCTTGAGATCTAAACTTGTCCCTAAACCTGATCATGCAGATTGGTTTGGCTCTCAGATATTGAAAAACTATGCGCCGGCGGACGATTATTACAGTTTTCATTTTAGAAAGTACGACAACAAGATTTTTACCCCCATCATTCGAAACGACATCAGGAATCAGGAGATCACAGACAGTGGACATTATACAGTGTATTTGCCAGCTTATGGAGACAAGAAGCTGATCAAGGTGCTGTCGAAAGTCAAGAATGTTCAGTGGGAGGTATTTTCGAAGCACACGATATCGAGCTATACCAAGGACAATGTGAGTATTCAACCCATCGATGGGATCAAGTTCGTACAGAGCATGGCAGCCAGTGCAGGTGTACTGTGTGGAGCAGGGTTCGAAACTCCAGCAGAGGCTTTGTACTTGACCAAAAAGCTACTGGTCGTCCCTATGCGTAGACAGTATGAGCAGCATTTCAATGCAGAAAGTCTCAAAGAGCTGGGAGTGCCTGTGCTCAAAAAATTGAGCAAAAAGAAAATCAAACTCGTACAAGAATGGGTAGACTATGGCAAAGAAGTGCCGGTGTATTTTCCAGAGCAGACGCAGTTTATCATAGACAAGGTGCTCCAAGAGCATATTTCAGCTCCAGAAGTTGAGTTGAAGAAGAAGACTTTCATTTCCTTTCCAAGATTAAAATTCCTTTCATAA
- a CDS encoding UDP-2,3-diacylglucosamine diphosphatase: protein MKKGDKRSVDILVLSDIHLGTYGCRAKELLAYLKSVAPKEVILNGDIIDIWQFSKRYWPKSHMKVVSQIFKWITKGIKVTYITGNHDEMLRKFEGFSVGTFELQNKMVLELEGQKAWVFHGDVFDVTMQHSRWVAQLGAIGYDSLIMINQVFNFFSELVGRGRISLSKKVKNSVKSAVKYINQFEQTATEIAADNGYKYVVCGHIHHPEMKEYVSAHGSVTYLNSGDWIENLTALEYNNKEWSIFHFKDEDFPDLKSKDKGEVEEDDEHTDLSGRTPKELYGKMLQEMLKN, encoded by the coding sequence ATGAAAAAGGGGGATAAAAGGAGTGTCGATATATTGGTCTTGTCAGACATTCATTTAGGGACCTATGGGTGTCGAGCGAAAGAACTCCTTGCTTATCTGAAAAGTGTAGCACCCAAAGAGGTGATTCTCAATGGGGATATTATCGATATATGGCAGTTTAGCAAACGGTATTGGCCAAAGAGCCATATGAAGGTCGTGAGTCAGATATTCAAGTGGATCACCAAGGGGATCAAGGTGACCTATATCACAGGCAATCACGACGAGATGTTGCGCAAGTTTGAGGGGTTTTCGGTAGGGACTTTTGAGCTGCAAAATAAGATGGTTTTAGAATTGGAGGGGCAGAAAGCGTGGGTCTTTCATGGGGATGTGTTTGATGTGACCATGCAGCATTCGCGATGGGTGGCACAACTCGGTGCGATTGGGTACGATTCACTCATTATGATCAATCAAGTATTTAATTTCTTCAGCGAACTGGTCGGTAGAGGTCGAATCTCTCTGTCCAAGAAGGTTAAAAATAGTGTCAAGAGTGCTGTGAAGTATATCAATCAATTTGAGCAGACCGCTACTGAGATCGCTGCAGACAATGGATACAAGTATGTGGTATGTGGACACATCCATCATCCAGAGATGAAAGAATATGTATCCGCTCATGGGTCTGTGACCTACCTCAACTCGGGAGATTGGATTGAAAACCTGACCGCACTAGAATACAACAACAAGGAGTGGTCGATTTTTCACTTCAAGGACGAGGATTTTCCGGATCTGAAAAGCAAAGACAAAGGAGAGGTAGAAGAGGATGACGAGCATACTGACTTGTCAGGGCGTACTCCGAAAGAACTCTACGGCAAAATGCTCCAAGAAATGTTGAAAAATTAA
- a CDS encoding DUF2062 domain-containing protein: protein MSIEKSQLHYCVLIPTYNNGAKIRAVLEKVARYTTNVIVINDGATDDTVSVLKDFPNYEVYTHVVNQGKGVALRHGFERAIELGYEYAITIDSDGQHDADDIPALLEAIEANPGAVVMGSRNMEQEGVPGKSSFGNKFSNFWFWAETGISLPDTQTGFRAYPLGPISRKRWITSKFEFEIEVIVRLAWSNVPFVSVPIHVTYDEDRITHFRMVRDFARISVLNTFLVTLALLFFLPRLIVMRFSFKKSWEKIKQEFRKNKDNPGKMAFSVGLGLFFGIFPVWGFQMLIAFGIASLFKLNRLVVLFFSNISIPPFLPFLIFISFLCGAPFVSDPVQFSDFTRLTLDSVYDQLQQYVIGSVLFSVGAGAIGTLIAYVILLMIRRSS, encoded by the coding sequence ATGTCTATTGAGAAATCTCAGCTCCACTATTGCGTATTGATACCTACGTACAACAATGGAGCGAAAATACGTGCGGTTTTAGAAAAAGTAGCTAGATATACGACGAACGTCATCGTCATCAATGACGGTGCAACGGATGATACCGTTTCTGTACTCAAGGATTTTCCAAACTATGAAGTCTATACTCATGTCGTCAATCAGGGCAAAGGGGTAGCACTGCGGCATGGCTTTGAGCGAGCCATCGAGCTAGGCTATGAGTATGCGATCACGATAGATTCAGACGGACAGCATGATGCAGATGATATCCCTGCGCTACTAGAGGCTATCGAAGCAAACCCTGGGGCGGTAGTCATGGGGTCTCGCAATATGGAGCAAGAGGGAGTGCCTGGCAAAAGTAGCTTTGGCAACAAATTCTCCAATTTTTGGTTTTGGGCTGAGACGGGTATATCCTTGCCTGATACTCAGACAGGATTCCGAGCATATCCGCTCGGACCAATTAGTCGAAAGCGCTGGATTACTTCTAAGTTTGAATTTGAAATAGAAGTCATCGTCCGACTGGCCTGGTCCAATGTGCCCTTTGTATCTGTGCCGATTCATGTGACTTATGATGAAGACCGGATTACACATTTTAGAATGGTGAGAGATTTTGCGCGCATCAGTGTATTGAATACCTTCTTGGTGACGTTGGCCTTGTTGTTTTTTCTTCCGAGGCTTATAGTGATGCGTTTCTCTTTCAAAAAATCATGGGAAAAAATCAAGCAGGAGTTTAGAAAGAATAAGGATAATCCGGGTAAGATGGCTTTTTCGGTGGGCTTGGGGCTGTTTTTTGGGATTTTTCCTGTGTGGGGTTTTCAGATGCTGATTGCTTTTGGGATTGCGAGTCTTTTCAAACTCAACCGCCTTGTGGTATTGTTTTTTTCCAATATCAGCATTCCGCCATTTTTACCTTTTCTGATTTTTATCAGTTTTCTCTGTGGAGCGCCTTTTGTATCTGATCCTGTACAGTTTTCGGATTTTACCCGCTTGACATTGGATTCAGTGTACGATCAGTTGCAGCAGTATGTGATCGGTTCGGTATTGTTTTCGGTAGGAGCAGGGGCTATTGGTACTTTGATCGCTTATGTCATTTTATTGATGATTCGGAGATCGTCTTGA
- a CDS encoding outer membrane lipoprotein carrier protein LolA gives MYRLMIVWACLWSTAVVGQEESVEQFLQRLEEFNAETTSIVSSFDQVQVLSFLDEEMKASGSFYFMKPSAMKWEQVVPEAYSFVITEDEAYKSDVHGTKKIPSNSPQIIGFKKFLLETMDGSILKSDDFENEIELVDGDAKITLLPKQKAMKRMFREVRLVFDVQSLLLKELVFQETPEDYRSIYFSNHKLNTLTDRTQFTR, from the coding sequence ATGTATAGATTGATGATAGTATGGGCCTGTCTGTGGAGCACCGCAGTAGTAGGGCAGGAGGAGAGTGTCGAGCAGTTTTTGCAACGGTTGGAGGAGTTCAATGCGGAGACTACTTCCATAGTGAGCTCTTTTGATCAGGTGCAGGTACTTTCCTTTCTCGATGAAGAAATGAAGGCCAGTGGTAGTTTTTATTTCATGAAACCTAGTGCCATGAAATGGGAGCAGGTAGTTCCTGAGGCCTATTCTTTTGTGATTACAGAGGATGAAGCTTACAAGTCCGATGTACATGGGACGAAAAAAATACCGAGCAACAGCCCTCAGATCATTGGGTTTAAGAAGTTTTTACTCGAAACAATGGATGGTTCTATTTTGAAGAGTGATGATTTTGAGAATGAAATTGAACTTGTCGATGGAGATGCTAAGATTACGCTGCTTCCCAAGCAGAAGGCAATGAAACGAATGTTCAGAGAGGTACGTTTGGTTTTTGATGTCCAATCGTTGCTTTTGAAGGAATTGGTGTTTCAAGAAACACCAGAAGATTACCGTTCTATTTATTTTAGCAATCACAAACTCAATACACTGACCGATAGGACTCAGTTTACCCGATAG
- a CDS encoding polysaccharide deacetylase family protein, which translates to MSKFGLTLLVFVCVEISLPFWLSTEYVLLAMCVLLGMFMSLMFGMSMMIRADFFVSAIHRLPNDAVMLTFDDGPHPANTPLVLDVLQEKGVKAMFFLIGKNIQAYPEITQRIIDEGHAIGGHTYAHNHGFGFKLGKNLSRDIMKAQRYLSDLTGEEELYFRPPFGVTNPSIAQVINENKLKTVGWSVRTYDTAVALNDDRVKQLVGRIDNGAIVLLHERVDATCEALPLLIDGVREKGMKFGLLPKNKKE; encoded by the coding sequence GTGTCTAAGTTTGGGCTCACATTGTTGGTGTTTGTATGTGTAGAGATCAGTCTGCCTTTTTGGTTGAGTACTGAGTATGTCTTGCTTGCGATGTGTGTGTTGTTGGGAATGTTTATGTCCTTGATGTTTGGGATGTCGATGATGATTCGAGCCGATTTTTTCGTGTCTGCCATACATCGCTTGCCGAATGATGCAGTCATGCTGACTTTTGATGATGGCCCACATCCTGCCAATACCCCCCTTGTACTAGACGTACTGCAAGAAAAAGGAGTGAAGGCGATGTTCTTTCTAATAGGGAAAAACATCCAGGCATATCCCGAAATCACACAGCGCATCATCGATGAAGGGCATGCGATAGGCGGGCACACGTATGCACACAACCATGGTTTTGGCTTTAAACTAGGGAAAAATCTGTCTCGTGATATTATGAAAGCACAGCGCTATTTGTCGGACCTGACAGGGGAAGAGGAGTTGTATTTTAGACCTCCATTTGGAGTGACCAATCCCAGTATAGCACAAGTAATCAACGAAAATAAATTGAAAACGGTCGGTTGGTCTGTGCGAACCTATGATACGGCGGTGGCTTTGAATGACGACAGGGTCAAACAGCTTGTAGGCCGTATCGATAACGGTGCGATTGTACTGCTGCATGAGCGAGTAGATGCTACGTGTGAGGCTTTGCCACTGTTGATTGATGGGGTGCGCGAAAAGGGTATGAAATTTGGACTGTTGCCCAAAAATAAAAAGGAATAG
- a CDS encoding beta-ketoacyl synthase chain length factor — MKKVFVKSAVSISCLDGFLGENLNDQLSEGVIERSLIEPSYREYITPAMIRRASKLMKMSLASSQAAMTKANLEKTSSIIVGSGLGCLADTEKFLKTSILAEEDSLIPPTAFIQSGHNAVSGQIALLHKNQSYNMTHIQKGLSFEYALMDAKLRLHEGDTSVLLGAVDEKIDTVEELADRMLWPKEIKSQLSEGCSFFVLTEEKTDVEIVSVRMVDTGELESQYRAVLEEYGLHESVAIERYVGYNETLNQELSWSHVVYTDVVGRYFSSSALGFHLAYDALRAQASVGDYAAVINVSDREFSSIMILRRV, encoded by the coding sequence ATGAAAAAAGTATTTGTCAAGTCAGCAGTGTCGATTTCTTGCTTGGATGGATTTTTGGGTGAAAACCTAAACGATCAACTCTCAGAAGGGGTCATTGAAAGATCGCTGATCGAGCCGAGCTACCGAGAATACATCACTCCTGCGATGATACGCCGGGCATCCAAATTGATGAAAATGTCTTTGGCGAGTAGTCAAGCTGCCATGACCAAAGCCAATCTGGAAAAGACGAGTTCGATCATCGTAGGGTCAGGACTAGGTTGTCTAGCAGATACAGAAAAATTCCTCAAAACTTCGATCCTCGCAGAAGAAGATAGTTTGATTCCTCCAACGGCATTTATCCAGTCCGGACACAATGCAGTCTCAGGTCAAATAGCCTTGCTTCATAAAAATCAGAGCTATAACATGACGCACATCCAAAAGGGCTTGTCGTTTGAGTATGCATTGATGGACGCCAAGCTGCGTCTGCACGAGGGAGATACATCGGTACTACTCGGAGCTGTCGACGAGAAAATAGATACCGTAGAAGAACTGGCAGATCGGATGCTGTGGCCCAAAGAAATTAAGTCTCAATTGTCCGAGGGATGTTCATTCTTTGTGTTGACTGAGGAGAAAACGGATGTTGAAATCGTGAGTGTCCGTATGGTAGACACAGGTGAGTTGGAATCTCAGTATCGTGCCGTCCTCGAGGAATATGGGCTTCATGAATCTGTGGCAATAGAAAGATACGTAGGCTACAATGAAACTTTGAATCAGGAATTGTCATGGTCGCATGTCGTATATACCGATGTGGTGGGTAGGTATTTTAGTAGTTCTGCATTGGGTTTTCATTTGGCGTATGATGCCCTACGGGCACAAGCGTCGGTTGGGGATTATGCTGCAGTGATCAACGTGAGCGATAGGGAATTTAGCAGTATCATGATCTTGAGGCGTGTCTAA